One genomic window of Mus musculus strain C57BL/6J chromosome 4, GRCm38.p6 C57BL/6J includes the following:
- the Cc2d1b gene encoding coiled-coil and C2 domain-containing protein 1B isoform X1, translating to MPGPRPRKGPKTSGQGAETAKQLGLFVEFNPEDMLLGVDETEDDGDLEAELLALTGETASRSRKPAPKGQAPLPMAHIEKLAADCMRDVEEDEEEEGLEDDADLLTELQEVLGEDEEAGLLDGSEAASPDLCEEKTWDNTELPVEQAACQQAVPAAAQAGGPRGLQALLEERIRNYREAAASAKEAGEAAKARRCERGLKTLQSQLATVRKGGKICEDEIPPPVALGKRPPAPQERAIKNPEIDSPGPCAMEPGNLSQPESSLPAIAPLPDSDPDPQALLLARQREYKAAALDAKRAGDLDRARELMRIGKRFGTVLEALEKGQPVDLSGMPPAPADLKALPQASKASSATQGLSPAVEQMQPVMASDLPATPVAPAEPTTVLDALQQRLNKYREAGIQARANGDERKARMHDRIAKQYQDAVRAHQAGQKVDFAELPVPPGFPPIPGLEPRKGSEQDSVAATLATAQKLASEDAALVDDDEESDTPAQAPLAKKPAQTLVSPSHLLTEPKASSSKESLSPSVREQVTLLEARKLQYQRAALQAKRRQDLEQAKSHLRVAKSLEAQIIQARAGQPIDLSKVTWQGQSSRNSARDRMGGSECHWR from the exons ATGCCAGGGCCAAGACCTCGGAAGGGCCCTAAGACCAGTGGCCAGGGTGCTGAGACTGCCAAGCAG CTGGGGCTTtttgtggagttcaaccctgaggACATGCTCCTGGGGGTGGATGAGACTGAAGATGATGGAGACCTGGAGGCTGAGTTACTGGCACTCACAGGGGAAACAgcgagcaggagcaggaagccagCACCCAAGGGGCAGG CTCCACTGCCCATGGCCCACATTGAGAAGCTGGCAGCAGACTGTATGCGAGATgtggaggaggatgaagaagaggaagggctGGAGGACGATGCAGACCTTCTG ACAGAGctgcaggaggtcctgggtgagGATGAAGAAGCGGGTCTGCTGGACGGCAGTGAGGCAGCAAGTCCAGACCTCTGTGAGGAGAAGACTTGGGACAACACTGAACTACCTGTAGAGCAGGCAGCCTGCCAACAGGCAGTACCTGCTGCAGCTCAG GCTGGAGGGCCTCGGGGGCTgcaggctttgctggaggaacgGATCCGTAACTACCGGGAGGCCGCAGCCAGTGCCAAGGAGGCTGGTGAAGCTGCCAAAGCCCGGCGCTGTGAGCGAGGCCTAAAG ACTCTGCAGTCCCAGCTTGCCACTGTGAGGAAAGGCGGGAAGATCTGTGAGGATGAGATCCCACCTCCAGTAGCCTTGGGCAAAAGGCCCCCAGCCCCCCAGGAAAGAGCCATCAAGAACCCTGAGATAGACTCTCCAGGTCCCTGTGCCATGGAGCCAG GCAACCTTTCCCAGCCCGAGTCCAGCCTCCCTGCCATTGCTCCCTTGCCTGATTCAGACCCAGACCCACAAGCCCTGCTGTTAGCCCGACAGAGAGAGTACAAGGCGGCTGCTCTCGATGCCAAGCGGGCTGGAGATCTAGACCGTGCTCGGGAGCTCATGAGGATCGGGAAG AGATTTGGTACTGTCCTAGAGGCCCTGGAAAAGGGTCAGCCTGTGGACCTGAGTGGCATGCCCCCAGCACCTGCGG ATCTGAAGGCCCTCCCCCAGGCTTCTAAGGCCTCCTCAGCAACCCAAGGCCTGTCCCCAGCAGTAGAGCAAATGCAGCCAGTGATGGCCTCTGACCTCCCAGCCACCCCAG TGGCCCCTGCGGAGCCAACAACAGTGCTGGATGCTTTACAGCAAAGGCTGAACAAGTATCGTGAGGCAGGCATCCAGGCCCGGGCCAATGGGGATGAGCGCAAGGCCAGGATGCACGATCGCATTGCCAAG caATATCAGGATGCTGTTCGAGCTCATCAGGCAGGACAGAAAGTTGACTTTGCCGAGTTACCTGTTCCTCCAG GATTTCCTCCCATCCCTGGCCTGGAGCCCAGGAAAGGTAGTGAGCAGGATTCAGTGGCAGCAACTTTAGCAACTGCCCAAAAACTGGCCTCAGAAGATGCAGCCCTGGTAGATGACGACGAGGAG AGTGACACTCCAGCACAGGCCCCATTGGCCAAGAAGCCAGCGCAGACTCTGGTCTCTCCATCCCATCTTCTGACTGAGCCCAAGGCTTCAAGTTCTAAGGAGTCACTGAGTCCATCTG TTCGGGAGCAGGTGACACTGCTGGAGGCTCGGAAACTGCAATACCAGCGAGCAGCTCTGCAAGCCAAGCGCAGGCAGGATCTTGAGCAGGCCAAATCCCACTTACGAGTAGCTAAAAGTCTTGAGGCTCAGATCATCCAGGCCCGAGCTGGTCAACCCATTGATCTCTCCAAG GTAACATGGCAGGGCCAGTCTAGTAGAAACAGTGCCAGGGATAGAATGGGAGGCAGTGAGTGTCATTGGAGGTGA
- the Cc2d1b gene encoding coiled-coil and C2 domain-containing protein 1B gives MPGPRPRKGPKTSGQGAETAKQLGLFVEFNPEDMLLGVDETEDDGDLEAELLALTGETASRSRKPAPKGQAPLPMAHIEKLAADCMRDVEEDEEEEGLEDDADLLTELQEVLGEDEEAGLLDGSEAASPDLCEEKTWDNTELPVEQAACQQAVPAAAQAGGPRGLQALLEERIRNYREAAASAKEAGEAAKARRCERGLKTLQSQLATVRKGGKICEDEIPPPVALGKRPPAPQERAIKNPEIDSPGPCAMEPGNLSQPESSLPAIAPLPDSDPDPQALLLARQREYKAAALDAKRAGDLDRARELMRIGKRFGTVLEALEKGQPVDLSGMPPAPADLKALPQASKASSATQGLSPAVEQMQPVMASDLPATPVAPAEPTTVLDALQQRLNKYREAGIQARANGDERKARMHDRIAKQYQDAVRAHQAGQKVDFAELPVPPGFPPIPGLEPRKGSEQDSVAATLATAQKLASEDAALVDDDEESDTPAQAPLAKKPAQTLVSPSHLLTEPKASSSKESLSPSVREQVTLLEARKLQYQRAALQAKRRQDLEQAKSHLRVAKSLEAQIIQARAGQPIDLSKVPSPLTDEEGDFILIHHEDLRLSQKAEEVYAQLQKMLQEQQAKCLLFSKQYMHQGNVAETTRFERLAEDRKKQLEILQLAQAQGLDPPSHHFELKTFQTVRIFSELNSTEMHLIIVRGMNLPAPPGVTPDDLDAFVRFEFHYPNSDQAQKSKTAVVKNTNSPEFEQVFKLNINRNHRGFRRVIQSKGIKFEIFHKGSFFRSDKLVGTAHLKLERLEKECEIREIMEVLDGRKPTGGKLEVKVRLREPLSSQDVQTVTENWLVLEPRGL, from the exons ATGCCAGGGCCAAGACCTCGGAAGGGCCCTAAGACCAGTGGCCAGGGTGCTGAGACTGCCAAGCAG CTGGGGCTTtttgtggagttcaaccctgaggACATGCTCCTGGGGGTGGATGAGACTGAAGATGATGGAGACCTGGAGGCTGAGTTACTGGCACTCACAGGGGAAACAgcgagcaggagcaggaagccagCACCCAAGGGGCAGG CTCCACTGCCCATGGCCCACATTGAGAAGCTGGCAGCAGACTGTATGCGAGATgtggaggaggatgaagaagaggaagggctGGAGGACGATGCAGACCTTCTG ACAGAGctgcaggaggtcctgggtgagGATGAAGAAGCGGGTCTGCTGGACGGCAGTGAGGCAGCAAGTCCAGACCTCTGTGAGGAGAAGACTTGGGACAACACTGAACTACCTGTAGAGCAGGCAGCCTGCCAACAGGCAGTACCTGCTGCAGCTCAG GCTGGAGGGCCTCGGGGGCTgcaggctttgctggaggaacgGATCCGTAACTACCGGGAGGCCGCAGCCAGTGCCAAGGAGGCTGGTGAAGCTGCCAAAGCCCGGCGCTGTGAGCGAGGCCTAAAG ACTCTGCAGTCCCAGCTTGCCACTGTGAGGAAAGGCGGGAAGATCTGTGAGGATGAGATCCCACCTCCAGTAGCCTTGGGCAAAAGGCCCCCAGCCCCCCAGGAAAGAGCCATCAAGAACCCTGAGATAGACTCTCCAGGTCCCTGTGCCATGGAGCCAG GCAACCTTTCCCAGCCCGAGTCCAGCCTCCCTGCCATTGCTCCCTTGCCTGATTCAGACCCAGACCCACAAGCCCTGCTGTTAGCCCGACAGAGAGAGTACAAGGCGGCTGCTCTCGATGCCAAGCGGGCTGGAGATCTAGACCGTGCTCGGGAGCTCATGAGGATCGGGAAG AGATTTGGTACTGTCCTAGAGGCCCTGGAAAAGGGTCAGCCTGTGGACCTGAGTGGCATGCCCCCAGCACCTGCGG ATCTGAAGGCCCTCCCCCAGGCTTCTAAGGCCTCCTCAGCAACCCAAGGCCTGTCCCCAGCAGTAGAGCAAATGCAGCCAGTGATGGCCTCTGACCTCCCAGCCACCCCAG TGGCCCCTGCGGAGCCAACAACAGTGCTGGATGCTTTACAGCAAAGGCTGAACAAGTATCGTGAGGCAGGCATCCAGGCCCGGGCCAATGGGGATGAGCGCAAGGCCAGGATGCACGATCGCATTGCCAAG caATATCAGGATGCTGTTCGAGCTCATCAGGCAGGACAGAAAGTTGACTTTGCCGAGTTACCTGTTCCTCCAG GATTTCCTCCCATCCCTGGCCTGGAGCCCAGGAAAGGTAGTGAGCAGGATTCAGTGGCAGCAACTTTAGCAACTGCCCAAAAACTGGCCTCAGAAGATGCAGCCCTGGTAGATGACGACGAGGAG AGTGACACTCCAGCACAGGCCCCATTGGCCAAGAAGCCAGCGCAGACTCTGGTCTCTCCATCCCATCTTCTGACTGAGCCCAAGGCTTCAAGTTCTAAGGAGTCACTGAGTCCATCTG TTCGGGAGCAGGTGACACTGCTGGAGGCTCGGAAACTGCAATACCAGCGAGCAGCTCTGCAAGCCAAGCGCAGGCAGGATCTTGAGCAGGCCAAATCCCACTTACGAGTAGCTAAAAGTCTTGAGGCTCAGATCATCCAGGCCCGAGCTGGTCAACCCATTGATCTCTCCAAG GTGCCTTCACCGTTGACAGATGAAGAGGGGGACTTCATCCTCATTCACCATGAGGATCTGCGACTCTCCCAGAAGGCTGAGGAGGTGTATGCCCAGCTACAGAAAATGCTCCAGGAGCAGCAAGCG AAGTGCCTGCTATTCTCCAAGCAGTACATGCACCAGGGAAATGTGGCTGAGACCACTCG GTTTGAGAGGCTTGCGGAGGACCGAAAGAAACAGCTTGAGATCCTGCAGCTAGCCCAAGCCCAGGGCCTTGACCCTCCTAGTCATCACTTTGAGCTGAAGACATTCCAGACTGTGAG GATCTTCTCAGAACTCAACAGCACAGAAATGCATCTGATCATCGTGCGGGGAATGAACCTCCCAGCCCCGCCAG GAGTGACTCCGGATGACTTGGATGCTTTTGTACGGTTTGAGTTTCACTACCCTAACTCG GACCAggctcaaaaaagcaaaacagctgTGGTAAAAAATACCAATTCTCCAG AATTTGAACAAGTTTTCAAGCTAAACATCAATCGAAACCACCGAGGCTTTAGGAGAGTGATCCAGAGCAAAGGAATCAAATTTGAGATCTTCCACAAAGG ATCCTTTTTTAGAAGTGACAAGCTGGTTGGCACAGCACACTTGAAATTGGAAAGGCTGGAGAAGGAGTGTGAGATCAGAGAGATCATGGAG GTTTTGGATGGCAGAAAGCCCACTGGGGGGAAGCTGGAGGTGAAGGTGAGGCTTCGGGAGCCTCTGAGCAGCCAGGACGTGCAGACGGTCACTGAGAACTGGCTGGTCCTGGAGCCTCGGGGCCTGTGA
- the Cc2d1b gene encoding coiled-coil and C2 domain-containing protein 1B isoform X2 has translation MEPGNLSQPESSLPAIAPLPDSDPDPQALLLARQREYKAAALDAKRAGDLDRARELMRIGKRFGTVLEALEKGQPVDLSGMPPAPADLKALPQASKASSATQGLSPAVEQMQPVMASDLPATPVAPAEPTTVLDALQQRLNKYREAGIQARANGDERKARMHDRIAKQYQDAVRAHQAGQKVDFAELPVPPGFPPIPGLEPRKGSEQDSVAATLATAQKLASEDAALVDDDEESDTPAQAPLAKKPAQTLVSPSHLLTEPKASSSKESLSPSVREQVTLLEARKLQYQRAALQAKRRQDLEQAKSHLRVAKSLEAQIIQARAGQPIDLSKVPSPLTDEEGDFILIHHEDLRLSQKAEEVYAQLQKMLQEQQAKCLLFSKQYMHQGNVAETTRFERLAEDRKKQLEILQLAQAQGLDPPSHHFELKTFQTVRIFSELNSTEMHLIIVRGMNLPAPPGVTPDDLDAFVRFEFHYPNSDQAQKSKTAVVKNTNSPEFEQVFKLNINRNHRGFRRVIQSKGIKFEIFHKGSFFRSDKLVGTAHLKLERLEKECEIREIMEVLDGRKPTGGKLEVKVRLREPLSSQDVQTVTENWLVLEPRGL, from the exons ATGGAGCCAG GCAACCTTTCCCAGCCCGAGTCCAGCCTCCCTGCCATTGCTCCCTTGCCTGATTCAGACCCAGACCCACAAGCCCTGCTGTTAGCCCGACAGAGAGAGTACAAGGCGGCTGCTCTCGATGCCAAGCGGGCTGGAGATCTAGACCGTGCTCGGGAGCTCATGAGGATCGGGAAG AGATTTGGTACTGTCCTAGAGGCCCTGGAAAAGGGTCAGCCTGTGGACCTGAGTGGCATGCCCCCAGCACCTGCGG ATCTGAAGGCCCTCCCCCAGGCTTCTAAGGCCTCCTCAGCAACCCAAGGCCTGTCCCCAGCAGTAGAGCAAATGCAGCCAGTGATGGCCTCTGACCTCCCAGCCACCCCAG TGGCCCCTGCGGAGCCAACAACAGTGCTGGATGCTTTACAGCAAAGGCTGAACAAGTATCGTGAGGCAGGCATCCAGGCCCGGGCCAATGGGGATGAGCGCAAGGCCAGGATGCACGATCGCATTGCCAAG caATATCAGGATGCTGTTCGAGCTCATCAGGCAGGACAGAAAGTTGACTTTGCCGAGTTACCTGTTCCTCCAG GATTTCCTCCCATCCCTGGCCTGGAGCCCAGGAAAGGTAGTGAGCAGGATTCAGTGGCAGCAACTTTAGCAACTGCCCAAAAACTGGCCTCAGAAGATGCAGCCCTGGTAGATGACGACGAGGAG AGTGACACTCCAGCACAGGCCCCATTGGCCAAGAAGCCAGCGCAGACTCTGGTCTCTCCATCCCATCTTCTGACTGAGCCCAAGGCTTCAAGTTCTAAGGAGTCACTGAGTCCATCTG TTCGGGAGCAGGTGACACTGCTGGAGGCTCGGAAACTGCAATACCAGCGAGCAGCTCTGCAAGCCAAGCGCAGGCAGGATCTTGAGCAGGCCAAATCCCACTTACGAGTAGCTAAAAGTCTTGAGGCTCAGATCATCCAGGCCCGAGCTGGTCAACCCATTGATCTCTCCAAG GTGCCTTCACCGTTGACAGATGAAGAGGGGGACTTCATCCTCATTCACCATGAGGATCTGCGACTCTCCCAGAAGGCTGAGGAGGTGTATGCCCAGCTACAGAAAATGCTCCAGGAGCAGCAAGCG AAGTGCCTGCTATTCTCCAAGCAGTACATGCACCAGGGAAATGTGGCTGAGACCACTCG GTTTGAGAGGCTTGCGGAGGACCGAAAGAAACAGCTTGAGATCCTGCAGCTAGCCCAAGCCCAGGGCCTTGACCCTCCTAGTCATCACTTTGAGCTGAAGACATTCCAGACTGTGAG GATCTTCTCAGAACTCAACAGCACAGAAATGCATCTGATCATCGTGCGGGGAATGAACCTCCCAGCCCCGCCAG GAGTGACTCCGGATGACTTGGATGCTTTTGTACGGTTTGAGTTTCACTACCCTAACTCG GACCAggctcaaaaaagcaaaacagctgTGGTAAAAAATACCAATTCTCCAG AATTTGAACAAGTTTTCAAGCTAAACATCAATCGAAACCACCGAGGCTTTAGGAGAGTGATCCAGAGCAAAGGAATCAAATTTGAGATCTTCCACAAAGG ATCCTTTTTTAGAAGTGACAAGCTGGTTGGCACAGCACACTTGAAATTGGAAAGGCTGGAGAAGGAGTGTGAGATCAGAGAGATCATGGAG GTTTTGGATGGCAGAAAGCCCACTGGGGGGAAGCTGGAGGTGAAGGTGAGGCTTCGGGAGCCTCTGAGCAGCCAGGACGTGCAGACGGTCACTGAGAACTGGCTGGTCCTGGAGCCTCGGGGCCTGTGA